The nucleotide window CGCGGGAGATGGGCATGATGCGGCCCTCCGCGGTGCTCATCAACACCTGCCGCGGCCCGGTGGTGGACGAGCCGGCCCTGCACACCGCGCTCACCACCGGGGTCATCGCGGCGGCCGGGCTCGACGTGATGGTCGAAGAGCCCCCGATCGCCAACCACCCGCTGTTCGCGCTCGAGAACGTGACGTTCACGCCGCACACCGCGGGCCCGACCTGGGACAACTGGTTCAAGGCCTTCCGCAACGCGTTCGACAACGTGCAGCGGGTGGCGCGCGGCGAGCGGCCGCTCTGGGTCATCCCGGAGCTGCGCTAGGCCGGGGAGTCCTGGCGGGGTGAAGCGGGCGGGCTCCCGCCGGACGGGCGCCGCGACGGGACTGTTCCTCACCGGTCTGCGTCGCGGCGGCCGGCCGCGAGAGCCCGATCGCTTTCCGCTCTCGCTGCCGATCTTCCGCTCGCTCGAGCGCCTCGACTTTCGGGCCCGCGTCACCTTCCTGGTCGGCGAGAACGGCTGCGGCAAGTCGACCCTGCTGGAAGGCCTGGCCGCCGGGACCGGCGCGGTGGCCGCGGGCGGACGCGATCTCGAGCGCGATCCCACCCTGGCCGCGGCGCGGGTGTTCGCGGGCGCCTTCCGCCTCCAGCGCGCACGTCATCCTCGCGTGACCTTGTTCCTGCGCGCGGAGGACGTGTTCGGCTTCACCCTGCGCGTCCGCGACCAGATGGACGGGCTGCGCGGCGTCGAGGACGAGCTGCGCGCCGCGCTCCCCGAAGGCTCCTGGGGTCAGCGGCTGGCGGTGGGCGCGGCGGCCAAGGAGCGGGCGGCGCTGGCGCGCCGGTACGGGCCCGATCCGGACGCGCGCTCCCACGGCGAGACGTTCCTGCACCTGCTGCAGCAGCGGCTGCAGCCGCGCGGCCTCTACTTCCTCGACGAGCCCGAGACGCCGCTGTCGCCCACGCGCGTGCTCGCGCTGCTCGCCATCCTGCGAGACCGCACCGCCCAGGACTGCCAGTTCGTCATCGCCACCCACTCGCCGATCCTCATGGCGCTCCCTCACGCGCAGCTGCTGCTGCTCGAGGGCGGCACCATCGCCCCGATCGCCTACGAGGACGTCGAGCACGTGCGCATCACGCGCGCGTTCCTCGACGATCCGAGCAACTTTTTGCGTCGGCTCTGACCCGTCGTTTGACTTGCACCCCGACCGCCACGACAATAGGGCCGATGAAGTGGCCCAGTTCGCGATCCGTGGCGTTCATCTGGCTGCTCGCCGCGCTCAGCCTGATCGGCTGGCTGATCGTGAACCTCGACACCGCGGGGTGGATCATCCTCACGCTCACGGTGGGGCTGATGGCGTTCGAGCTGACGCGGCGGGGCAACGGGCAGGGGGCGCCCCCGCCGGACGGGCCCACCGGCTAGACGACCGTCAGAAGTGCCCGCCCGGCAGCGGCTCGGCGGCGCGGCGCAGCGCCTCGCGAATCAGGGGCAGGAACAGCATCACGATGAAGACGAGCGTCGCCAGCCAGATTCCCACCTGAACCAGACGCGCCCGTCGAGCCGGTGGCGGCATATCGGCCGGAGCGTAGTCCCGGCGATCGCGCGCGTCAAGCCACCGAGGAGTTGCCTTCGCGTATCTCGATGGCTACACTACGCGACATGGTGTGGACAGTGGGAACGACCGCCGGGTGGATGCGCGCCGGTGCGAGCCTGGCCGCCACCCTCGCGCTCGTCACCCTGCCGATCGAGTTCAGCATCCACCTCGCCGAGTATCCGGTGGTCGCGCCGCCGCGCGTGGTCACCTTCCTCATCATCGGCTCCTGCATGCTGCTCGTCTTCTCCGGCCTCGGGCTCCGTCGTCTCGAGGCCGAGCGGGTGACGCGCGAGCAGCCCACGCTCGGCACCTAGAGCGGCCGGCGGTGGGCGCGCTGAGCCGCACCCTTCGCTACCTGGGCCTGGCCGGCGCCGATCCGGAGTCGCTGGCCGCCGATCTGGCCGCCCATCGCGACGCGCGCGGCGGGCCGGCCGCGATCGGCGAGCGCATCGCCTTCCGGGGCGAGGTATCCGGCGAGGGCGATTTCCACATCGCGGGCCGATTCGAGGGCGACATCAACGTGACCGGGCGCGTACTGGTGGGCGAGGGCGCCGACGTGGACGCCAACATCAACGCGCGCGCGATCGTGGTGGGCGGCACCGTGCGCGGCAACCTGTCGGCCTCGACGCGCGTGGAGATCCTGCCCACCGGCGTGCTCACCGGCACGCTGCGCACCGGCAGCTTCTCGGCCGCCGACGGCGCCGCGGTCAAGGGCGAGATCTGGATCGAGCGGCCCGGCGAGGCGGTGCCGGAGCGCCGGCCGTGACCGACCTCGCCGAGGTCCTGGGCTCGCGCGGAGCGCGGCTCGGCTTCAAGATCGCCGGCGTGGTGGTCGTGGTCGCGGTGCTGGTGCTCGCGGTCTGGCTCTGGATGCGCACCGAGGACGCCCGCGGCCAGGCCGCGCTCGCCGCCTCCGCGGACGTGGTGCAGCAGGCCGACGGGCCGCTGGCCACCGGCGACGCGCGCCAGAAAGCCGTCGCCGCGCTCCAGCAGGTGCTGGCACAGCACGGGCGCACATCGGCCGCGCCGGTGGCCGCCTATCAGCTCGGCAACCTGCAGTATCAGTCCGGCGACTACGCGGCCGCCCGCGGAGCCTACGAGCTGGCGCTGGCCAAGGGCGCCACGGGCAGCGTGCGCACGCTCGCGGCCTCCGGGGTCGGCTACACGTGGGAGGCGCAGAAGAACTACGCCAACGCGGTGACCGCCTACGAGGCGCTCGTCCGGCAGGAGAGCCCGCGACAGTTCTTCTTCGAAGAAGCCCTGATCGACCTGGCCCGGGCGCAGGCGCTGGCCGGCAAGCCCACCGACGCCGTCGCCACCTACGAGCGCCTGCTCAAGGAGGCCCCGGACACGCGGCGGGCGGCCGACGTCCGGGCGAGGATCGCCGACCTTCAGACGAAGCGCCCGTAGCCACCATCGCTCTCGGGAGCCAGGCATCGAGTCGCCGTAGCGTGCGTCCGGTTCAAGTCCGATAAGGGACATTATGTCAACTTCACCACGAAGCCCGCGACGCACCGTGCGCTATCTGGCCCTGATCTACCTGGCCCCCGGCCAGCGTGAGGGACTGCGCCGCTACGAGCGCAGTGTCCTCCCCGTCTTCAAGCGCCACGGCGGCGCGTTCGAGCGCATCTGGACCCCGGTCGGGCCCGACGCGGCGCCCGACGCCGAAGCGCCCGACGAGATCCATCTGCTGCGCTTCGATCGCGAGGACGGGCTCGAGGCCGCGCGGCGGGATCCGGAAATGCAGGCGCTGGCTGAGCTGCGCGCCCGCGTGGTACGCAAGGCGGTGCTGGTGCGCGTCGCCGACGTGCCGCTGGCGCGGTACTTCGCCGATCCCGTCTGAGCCGCGCGGCGGGCTGGATGCCCGGGCCGAAGGCGCGTCAGCGAGCGGGCTCGCGGATCCGGTGCGCCACGCAGTGCACGGTCGCGACCGTGGCCCCGTCGGCGGACACCGTGACGTCGTAGAACGCGGCCTGGCGGCCCTGCCGACGCTCGCGCGCCTCGGCGATCAGACGGGCGCCCGGCGGCGCGGCGGTCAGGAAGCTGATCGTCATCGAGAGGGCCACCCAGGTGCCGCCGCGCGAGTTACAGGCGGCGCCGAAGGCCACGTCGGCGAGCGAGAAGATCACGCCCCCGTGGGGCCGGCCGAGGTGATTCAGCATGGCGGGGCGCAGGGTGAGCGCGACGCGACACCGCCCCGGGGCGAGATCGAGGTACTCCACGCCCAGCTCCTGCGCCCACGGCGCGCGCTGGAGCGCGGCGTGGCGCTGCGTCGCTTCACCGTTGCATCGCCCCGGAGCGCCCACCGGCGCTACGGCAGGATCGTGGCGCCCACGGTGAGCGCGGTGTCCTGCGAGCTCCGCTCGGCACGGTAGGCCAGCAGCTGGCGCGTGACCGCGTGGAGGCTACCGGTGGCGCCGCCGATCTGCAGCCGCGCGCCATTCGGCACGATCACCTGGGTGGCGGCCTCCACGATCTCCACGCGGCCGTCGCCGGCGCCGGTGGCGTAGCTGATCACCGGGGTGAGCGTGAGGCGGATCTGGTTGCCGGGCAGGATCACCGGGCGCACCGCGAGCGCGGTGCCGACCCGCTGCCAGGCCACGCCCGGCGCCACGTAGCCGCGGCCGCTGGCGTAGTCGTAGTAGTACGCGACCTGCGCGGCGGGCACGTCCCGCGCCACGAGGATCGAGCCCTCCGCGCCGTCCTGGACCACCGTGAAGAGACCGGAGGACCGGCTGATCCGCGTGGTGGTCTCCTCCGCCGCGAGGCCGCCCCGGCTTCGCACGCGCGGATCACCCCCGCGCGATGACTCCACGATGACTCCGCCCTGCCCGCCCGCGGCCTGGCGGCTCGACTGGGCGTGCTGCTGGAACTCGAGCACGACCTTCACCTGCCGCGTGCCCTGCCCGCCCGCGGGTGACGCCGCGAGAACCAGGACCAGCAGCAGCGGCAGCCCGAGGCGCCGGCTCACGTGTCGCACCGGGCTATCCCGGGATCTGCGCCTCCTCCGGCAGCCGATCCCACTGCGGGATCCACTCGGGCAGCGTGAGACCGACCGCGCCCGCCTTCTCGGCGACCTCGCGGGCGAAGGTCTGGCGCACCTCGTCGTTGTCGCGCAGCTTGAGCCCGTACTTGCGGTAGAGCACGTTCTTGGCCGAGCCGGGGCGCCCGAAGATGTTCATGGTGCGGATGTACCACTTGTTCAGCGTGGCCTGGGCCTCGCCGCGGGTCTTGGGGTCCTCGGCGAGCCGCTTGACCCAGAACTCGCCGTGGCGGATGTGGAATTTCTCCTCCTTGAAGATGCCTTCGATGGCGCGCACCCACGGCCCGTAGGAGCAGGCCCGCACGTCCTCGAGCTGGTGCCCCGCTCCGCGGTCCATGCAGAAGTTGAAGAACACGAAGTCGGCCCAGGTGTCGATCGGGTAGTAGAAGATGTTCACCCGCTTGTCGGCGGTGATGCGGGCGGTGCCGATGTCGGCGTCGTCCTCGACGCGCATGGTGAAGGCCTCGTCGTGGGCGCGCACGTGGGCCTCGACGTCCACGCCCAGGTCCGCGAGCAGCCCGTACATGACGGTGGCGTGGCGCAGCTCGTCCTTCACGATCTGGGCGACCACGTGCTTCTCCTCGACGCCCGGGGCCTTGGTGATCCACGGCACGTAGCCGTAGCCGCCGGCCAGCTCGGAGTCGGCCTGCATGGTCATGAGGTGGACCAGGTTCTGGCGGTAGTCGTCGGTCATCTCCTCGGGGGACTCGATCCGCTCCCCCGCCTGGATGCGGACCAGCAGCTGGGCTTCGTTGCGCTCGGTCATGATGCTCTCCTTTCCACGACCCGCACCGCCTTGCCTTCGCTGCGCGGGATGGTCTTCGGGGCGACTACCGCGATCTCAGGATTCAGCCCGAGATGGCCACGCAGGCACGCGGCGACCCGCGCGGAGAGGGCGGTGACCTGGGCGGAGGCCGCCTCGAAGCCGCCCCACCCCTGCACCACCCGCTCCGCGGGCTCGACGTGCACGGCCAGCGTCGGGAACGCACCGCGCCGATCCACCAGCAGCTGGTAGTGCGGCGCGAGGTCCGGCACGGTGAGCAGCGCGGCCTCGAGCTGCGACGGGAACACGTTGACGCCCTTGATGATCAGCATATCGTCGGTGCGGCCCTTGATGCGCGCCATCCGCACGGTGGTGCGCCCGCAGCGGCACGGCTCGGGGTCGAGCCGGGTGACGTCGCCGGTGCGATAGCGGATCACCGGCAGGGCTTCCTTGGTGAGGGACGTCAGCACCAGCTCGCCCTCGCGTCCGACCGGCAGCGGGACCCCGCTGGCCGGGTCGACGATCTCGGGCAGGAAGTGATCCTCGTTGAGGTGCAGCCCGTCGCGCGCTTCGACGCATTCGCTGGCCACGCCGGGGCCGATGACCTCGCTGAGGCCGTAGAAGTCCACCGCCGGGCAGCCCCACAAGCTCTGGAGCCGAGCCCGCATCGCCTCCGTCCACGGCTCGGCCCCGAAGAGCCCGTAGCGCAGGCCGAGCGCCGCCGGATCGCCCCCCTGCTCGCGCAGGCTCTCGCCGATGTGGAGGGCGAACGACGGCGTGCAGGCCAGGCCGTGGGGCCGGAAATCCTGGAGCAGCAGGATCTGGCGCAGGGTGTTGCCCGACGAGACCGGCACCACCGTGAGGCCCATGTGCTCGGCGCCATCGTGGAAGCCGAGGCCGCCCGTGAACAGCCCGTAGCCATACGCGATCTGGATCAGCTGCCCGGGCTCGGCGCCCGCCCCGGCCAGGGAGCGGGCCATGACGTCCCGCCAGATGCGGAGGTCGTTCCGGGTGTAACCGACCACCGTGGGCTTGCCGCGTGTGCCCGAGGAGGCGTGGATGCGGATCACCTCCTCGCGGGGCACCGCGAACAGCCCGAACGGGTAGTGCTGCCGCAGGTCCTCCTTCGCCGTGAACGGCAGCGTCTCCAGCCGATCCAGATCCACCGCCTCGTCCTTCACGCCGGCGGCGGCCAGCGCGTCACGATAGAAGGGCACGCGCTCACGGGCCCATGCCACCGAGGCGCGCAGCCGGCTGCCCTGCAGCGCCCGCGTCCGGGCTCGCGACGCCGTCTCCGCCTCGCGATTCCAGATCACGGCCTTCAGCTCACCGCGACGCGGCGCACGAGCCAGCTCTGCCGCTCCAGGAAGCGCGCGATGGTCTCGAGCGTGCGGGGGTCGGCGGCCGGGTCGAGGCTGATGCGGTCGGGCAGGATGTAGCGGACCTCCGGATACGAGACCAGCACGCGCAGCAGCGTGCGTACGCGCGAGTCCCAGGCCAGGAGGCCCTGGTGGCCGGGCCCCGCGGTGTACGGGTCCCACTCGCTCTGCAGTCCGAGTCGCAGGGTGCGGCTGGTCGCCACCGGCATCGGCATCAGCCCCGGCTCGCGAGCAGGGCCTCGTAGTGGCCGACCATGGCCTGGACCTGGCGCGTCGCCGAGAAGCGCGCCTCGGCGAGCCGGCGCGCGGCGTGTCCCATGGCGTGGCGCCGCTCCGGGTCGAGCAGCAGGCCGATGGCCGCGTCGGCCATGTCGCCGGTCTCGCCCTTGGTCAGCACGCCGGTCTCGCCGTCGGTCACCACCTCGTCCACGCCCGAGGCGCGCACCGCCACCGCGGGCAGCGCGCACGCGTGCGCCTCCGCCAGCACCAGGCCCTGCGTCTCGGTCTCCGACGCAAAGAGGAAGAGATCGGCGGCGCGGTAGTAGTCCGGCAGGGCGTCGCGGCCGAGCCCCCCGTGGAAGACGATGCGCCGCGCCGCCCCGCCCGCGGCGGCCCGCCGCTCCAGCGCGTGACCGTGGCTCCCCTTGCCGACCAGGTGCAGCGAGGCGCCCGACACCGCGCCCGCCACCGACTCGAACGCGTCGAGGACGCGCTCGAGGCTCTTCTCGCGGTCGAGCCGTCCGGTGTAGAGGCACATCAGCCCTTCGGTGGGCAAGCCGAGGCGGCGGCGCGCGCGCTCGCGGCTGCCCGGGCTGAAGAGTCCCAGGTCCACGCCGGTGGGGATCACGCGAATCGGAGCCCGCACGCCGCGCTCGCGCAGCGTCTCGGCGACGTGATCCGACGGCGCCACCACGAGGTCCGCCGAGTTTGCGAAGCGGCACGCCAGGCGCACCGCGAGGCCGCGCACCAGGCGCTGCGGCAGCGGGACGTAGTGGGCGTACTTCTCGTAGCGCGTGTGGTAGGTGAAGACGAGCGGGCGCCGCAGGCGGCGGGCCACACGGCGCCCGGTCACCCCGAGCAGGAACGGATGGTGGACGTGGACGACGTCGAGCTCGAGCCGGCGCGCGAGTCGCCCCAGCCGTCGCGAGACCGGCACCGCCAGGGAGAAGCCGGGATAGGTGGGCGCGGGAATCGACGGATAGCGGAAGACGAACGACGGATCGTGGTGCGGCTGCTGGGCGGCGGGCGCGAAGACCCAGGCGCGGTGGCCGAGGGCCTCAAGCCCCAGCCGCAGGGTCTCGACCGCGGTCGTGACCCCGCCGCGGAATGGCAGGTAGTTGTTGGTGAACAGCCCGACCCGCATCCACTATTCGTCCGGGCTCTTCGGGTCCTTGCCCCGCTCGATGCGGTCGAAGTCACCGGGCTTGAGCGACTCGAGCCACTCCTTGATCTTGGCCTGGTCGTCGCCCTTGCCGCTGCCGATCGAGGTCTCCTTGGCCACCTCCACCGAGCGGGCCTTCTGCACGACGTCTTCCTCCACGAAGATCGGCGCCCCCACCCGCAGGGCCAGCGCGATGGCGTCGGAGGGACGCGAATCCACCGTGAGCTCGCTGCCGCCCATCTGCAGGTGGATCACCGCGTAGAAGGTGTTGTCGCGAAGATCGTTGACCACGACCTTCTGCACCCGCGCCTCGACCGTCTCCAGGATGTTCTTGATGAGGTCGTGCGTCATCGGCCGCGGCGTGGGGATCTTCTCCAGCTCGAGCGCGATGGCGTTGGCCTCGAAGAGCCCGACCCAGATGGGCAGCGAGCGCTTCTCCTCCTCGTCGCGCAGGATGATCATCGGCATGTTGGAGAGCGGGTCCAGCGCCAGCCCCTTCACCTTCATCTCCAGGAACATGGTGCGCCTCCTCTAGGCCTGCAGCGCGGGAACGGTCTGGTCCTCGGCGCAGCTCGCGCCGGCGCGATCCTCGACCAGCTCGCCCCGCAGGCTGTGCGGCAAGGCGCGGGCGATGCGCACCGCCACCACCTGCCCCAGCAGATCGCGGCCGGCCGCGTCGAAGTTCACGACCCGATTGCAGCGCGTGCGCCCCGCCACCTCGTCGGCGTTCTTGCGCGAGACGCCGTCCACCAGCACCGGCAGCGTCCGCCCCTCGAGGCGCTGGCTGCGCGCGGCGGCCACCCGCCCGGCCGCCTCCAGGACCAGGCGGTTGCGCTCGGCCTTCACCTCGTCCGGCACCTGGTCGACCATCTCCGCGGCGGCGGTGCCGGGGCGGCGTGAGTAGCGGAACGCGAAGACGTTGTCGTAGGCCACCCGCTCGACCATGTCCACCGTCTGCGCGAAGTCCTCGTCGGTCTCTCCGGGGAAGCCCACGATGAGATCGGTGGAGAGCGCGAGATCCGGCACCGTCTCGTGCAATTCGGCGATCAGCTCCAGGTATCGGGCGCACGTGTAGCCACGATTCATGCGCTCGAGCACCCGGTCGGAGCCGGACTGCAGCGGGAGGTGGAGATACTCGCACACCTTCGGAACGTCGCGGATGGCCCGGATGAGGCGGGAGGTCAGGTTGTAGGGGTTCGAGGTCGTGAAGCGGATGCGCTCGATGCCGTCGACGTCGTTGACCCGCTCGAGCAGGACGGCCAGGTCCGTGGGCGGGCTCAGATCGCGACCGTAGGCGTTGACGGTCTGCCCGAGCAGCGTCACTTCCCGGCAGCCCGCCGCGGCCAGACCGCGGATCTCCTCGACGATGACTTCGGGGGCATGGCTGCGCTCGCGCCCGCGCGTGGTCGGCACCACACAGAACGTGCAGTATTTCTCGCAGCCTTCCATCACGGTGACGAAGGCCTTGAGTCGCTGGCCGCCGTCGGGACGCGCGGTGATCTTGACGAGCGCGCCCTCCCCGGTCTCGAGCACCGGCCCCCGCCCCTGCCGGGCGCGCGTCACCAGCTCGCCGACCCGCGCAATGGCGGGTGAGCCGAAGACCAGATCCACGTACGGCGCGCGCTCCTGGATGCGGCCCTTCTGCAGCTGGGCCATGCAGCCCATCACGCCGATGACGAGGTCGGGGCGCTGCCGTTTCAGATGCTTGAGGGCGCCCAGCTGAGAGAACACCTTGTCTTCCGCCTTCTCGCGGATCGAGCAGGTGTTGAGCAGGATCAGGTCGGCCTCCTCCGGCCGGTCGGTCAGCTCGTAGCGCTCCTGCTTGAGCAGGCCGGCGACTCGCTCGGAGTCGTACTCGTTCATCTGACAGCCATAGGTGATCAGGTGGAGCTTGGACATCAGCGCAAGAGCGACCCTGAAGGAGAATTCAGCATAAATGGTCGGGACTTACGGTAGCACCCGCCCCTGGGCATGTCAAACCGAGGAGCGATGCGGATGCCGTGTTTGGGGTCAGACCGTCTCCTCGAAGACGCCGATCCGCCGGAACTTTTCCTGGCGCTCCTCGATCAGCTCGGTCTCCGACCTCGACCTGAGCTGCCAGAGGTGGTCGCGGAGGACCGCGCGGAGGCTGGCCGCCGTCGCCTCCCAGTTGCGATGCGCCCCGCCGACCGGTTCGGGCACGATGGCGTCGATGACGCCCAGCTTGAGCAGATCCGGCGAGGTCACGCGCATGATCTCGGCGGCCTCCGGGGCCTTGGCCCCGTCGCCCCAGAGGATGGCCGCGCAGCCTTCCGGCGAGATCACCGAATAGATCGCGTACTCGAGCATCAGCACCCGATTGCCGACGCCGATGGCGAGCGCGCCGCCGCTGCCGCCCTCGCCGGTGACCACGCAGATCACCGCGCTGGTCAGACCCGCCATCTCGCGCAGGTTGCGCGCGATGGCTTCGGCCTGGCCGCGCTCCTCGGCGCCGAGCCCCGGATAGGCGCCGGGCGTGTCGATGAACGTGATGATCGGCTTGCCGAACTTGCTGGCCAGCTGCATCAGGCGCAGCGCCTTGCGGTAGCCCTCCGGATGCGGCATCCCGAAGTTGCGGGCGATGTTCTCGCGGGTGTCGCGGCCCTTCTGGTGGCCGATCACCACCACCGGCTCGCCCTCGAAGGTGGCGAGGCCGCCCACGATCGCCTTGTCGTCGCCGAAGACGCGGTCGCCGTGCAGCTCGATCCAGTCCTCCATGAGCAGGTTGATGAGGTCGAGGGTGTGGGGGCGCTTGGGGTGGCGCGCGATCTGGGTGCGCTGCCACGCGGTCAGGCCGGAGTAGACGCGCTGCTGCTGCCGGGCGAGGCGCTCCTCGAGCTTCGCGATCTCGTCGCGCGCGGCGAGCGGATCGCCGGATTCGCGCAGCTCGACGATGCGATTCTCCAGCTCGAGGAGCGGCTTCTCGAACTCAAGCTCGTCCGGCATACTCCACGAGTATACTGCCCGGCCCGAGCAGGCCTTCCACTTTGCTCACCAGATCGGGCTCGGGATTCACGCCCAGCTCCTTCACGCGCACCACGACCTCCTGCTCGGGCAGCAGCACGTGCAGGAACAGGGGCGTGCGTCCCTCGTGCTCGCGGCACGCGGCCTTGATCGCGGCGAGCCGGGTCGGGAGTGACTCGGCGGCCGCGCTCACCCGGATCCGACAGGCGTGCGCGTCGACGTGACCGTTGCCATGGCCGCTGGGGTGGCCGTGGCCCGCGCCGTTCCCATGACCGTCGCCGTTCAGGCTTCCGTTACCCACCGCATCCTCCAGGGGCTTGATCTCCTCGGCCAGCACCACGCGGCCCTTGTCGCTGTCATCGGCGCGGCCCTTGACGATGACCGGCCCCTTGTGGCGCAACGCTCCCGCGCAGGCCCGGTAGGGCTCCGGGAAGATGGTCAGGGGCACGCTGCCGTCCACCAGCTCGAGCGTGGCGAAGGCCATGCGGTTGCCGCTCTTGGTGGAGTTCTCGGTGAAGGCGCTCACCTGCCCGAGCAGCAGGACGCGCGCGCCGGTCGAGCGGGCGGCCAGATCGGCCGCGCCGAGCGCGCCGATGCGGCGCGACACCTCCCGGTACTGCTCGAGCGGGTGACCGGACAGATAGAAGCCCAGCACCTCGCGCTCGAAGGCCAGCATCTCCTCCGCCGGCCACTCGGGCACCCGCGCGGCCGGCGGCGGCACCGGCGCGCTCGGCCCCGGCCCGCCGCCCGGCGCGTCGAAGAGCGAGACCTGCCCCTCCTCGCGGTCGCGCTGGCGGCGCTGGCCGCCGTCCATCGCCTGATCGAGCGAGGCGAGCAGGCCGGCCCGCGTGCTCCGCAGCGAATCGAAGGCGCCCGCCTTGATGAGACACTCGACCACGCGCCGGTTGACCAGCCGCAGATCGACGCGGGCGCAGAAGTCGTCGAGCGAGGTGAACGCGCCGTCGGCCTCCCGCACCTTCACGATCGAGTCGATCGCGGTGGCGCCCACGTTCTTGATCGCGGCCAGCCCGAAGTGGATCGCGTCGCCCGCTACCGTGAACTGGGCGCGGGAGACGTTGACGTCGGGCGGCTCCACCCGCAGGCCCATCGCCCGCGTCTCCTCGACGTACTGGACGATCTTGTCGGTCTTGTCCATTTCGGAGGTCAGCAGCGCGGCCATGAACTCGGTCGGGTAGTTCGCCTTGAGGTAGGCGGTCTGGTACGCGACCACGCCGTAGCAGGCGGCGTGGGAGTTGTGCACCGCGATGCCATTGGCGATGAAGCTGGCTGCGCCTGGCACCTCGAAATCGTACGTGGCCTCTTCGCCCGCGAGGGTGAAGCCGCGTGGCCGTGACCATCCCATCGGGGACTCGGCCAGCGCGTAGAGCGTGGGCGAATCGAGCCGCTCCGCCAGGTATCTGACCGTGTCGCGGCGGATGCCTCGCTTCCGGTCATCCGAGAACAGCAGCCTATACGAGATACCAAGAGCCCGGCAGCCAGCCCGGAGGCTCTGATAAGACTTGGTGATAGCCTCTCGGATGGGTGTCAGCGCCAGCGGTACGGGAATGACGTCCACCGTCCCGCGTGCGAGTAGGCCCGACCCGGTTGCCGCGTGCCCAGCCAGCGCGCTCAGGTCGGCGCACTTGCGACCCACCAGATACGGGCCGACGATCAGATCGAACCACCCGAACGCCACCCGTCCACCGAGTAGATTGACCGTGTAGCCCCGTCGCTGGGCCCCGCGGTAGGCGAACTGCTTGCGATGGATCGTCGACGAGAGTCCCAGCTTCAGGAGCAGGCGCTGCACATCCTCAGCCAGGCCCGGAGACGAAGTGGCATAGAAGACGGAACGGGTGGCGGGATGGACGCACCCGTCGCCCTGGAACAGCTTCGCGACGAGGACCGCGACGGCGCGGAGGTTCCAGCCATCGACCAGGACGGGTACGCGCTTGTAGAGGGCCCCCTTACCTCGCAGCCCGCACTCCTCGAAGAGGAATCGCACGGCTTCCGATGGCCGCGCGCGATCCTTCCGGATCGGACGGACCGAAGGCACCCTCGGCTCCGGGCGACGCTCGATCCGGGGTACGGTGTTCTCGAAAGCCGCCAGCGTGCTTGCCATGTCCTCAATCTCTGGCTCGGATCCGGAATAGAGGTAGAAGTGGCCTCCGTAGTTGAGCGACCCTTCCGAAAGGGCATATCCGAGGAGCGCGGGAAGATGGTCCTCAATCTCCCGTGAACCGACCGGAAGCTCGCGCGCGACCGCGACGAAATCGTCCCCGGTCAGATCTTCGGTATTCACCCAGCCTCGCTGGGTGAAGATCGGATGGTCGGGCGTGCAGCGGACCTCCATGCCATTGGCCAGCCGGAGTCGCCCGACCCGCCGGACGCCGCTGGACCGGACCGCTCGAGCCCGATAGGGCCCGTCCTTGGTGAGCACCAGGTCGCCGGCCTGAATCTCGGTGATCGGCTTCCGACTGCCGTCGGCCATCTCGATCCGGGTGTCCGCGGTCAGG belongs to Candidatus Methylomirabilota bacterium and includes:
- a CDS encoding bifunctional nuclease family protein; this encodes MFLEMKVKGLALDPLSNMPMIILRDEEEKRSLPIWVGLFEANAIALELEKIPTPRPMTHDLIKNILETVEARVQKVVVNDLRDNTFYAVIHLQMGGSELTVDSRPSDAIALALRVGAPIFVEEDVVQKARSVEVAKETSIGSGKGDDQAKIKEWLESLKPGDFDRIERGKDPKSPDE
- the miaB gene encoding tRNA (N6-isopentenyl adenosine(37)-C2)-methylthiotransferase MiaB, whose protein sequence is MSKLHLITYGCQMNEYDSERVAGLLKQERYELTDRPEEADLILLNTCSIREKAEDKVFSQLGALKHLKRQRPDLVIGVMGCMAQLQKGRIQERAPYVDLVFGSPAIARVGELVTRARQGRGPVLETGEGALVKITARPDGGQRLKAFVTVMEGCEKYCTFCVVPTTRGRERSHAPEVIVEEIRGLAAAGCREVTLLGQTVNAYGRDLSPPTDLAVLLERVNDVDGIERIRFTTSNPYNLTSRLIRAIRDVPKVCEYLHLPLQSGSDRVLERMNRGYTCARYLELIAELHETVPDLALSTDLIVGFPGETDEDFAQTVDMVERVAYDNVFAFRYSRRPGTAAAEMVDQVPDEVKAERNRLVLEAAGRVAAARSQRLEGRTLPVLVDGVSRKNADEVAGRTRCNRVVNFDAAGRDLLGQVVAVRIARALPHSLRGELVEDRAGASCAEDQTVPALQA
- a CDS encoding acetyl-CoA carboxylase carboxyltransferase subunit alpha codes for the protein MPDELEFEKPLLELENRIVELRESGDPLAARDEIAKLEERLARQQQRVYSGLTAWQRTQIARHPKRPHTLDLINLLMEDWIELHGDRVFGDDKAIVGGLATFEGEPVVVIGHQKGRDTRENIARNFGMPHPEGYRKALRLMQLASKFGKPIITFIDTPGAYPGLGAEERGQAEAIARNLREMAGLTSAVICVVTGEGGSGGALAIGVGNRVLMLEYAIYSVISPEGCAAILWGDGAKAPEAAEIMRVTSPDLLKLGVIDAIVPEPVGGAHRNWEATAASLRAVLRDHLWQLRSRSETELIEERQEKFRRIGVFEETV